In Flavobacterium okayamense, a single window of DNA contains:
- a CDS encoding proline iminopeptidase-family hydrolase: MKKITILLFILSIFTISCKQEIKETQPNVNGYFSKSEDSIQNGGIKVIPITTPKGTFNVWTKRIGNNPKIKVLLLNGGPGATHEYFECFENFLPAESIEFIYYDQLGCGNSDNPNDTIIWDLSRYVEEVEQVRKALKLDNSNFYLLGHSWGGILAMEYALKYQDNMKGMIISNMMSSCPEYDKYANEVLAKQMSPEVLTELMEIEANNDFSNPRYMELLLPNFYEKHILRFSAKDWPEPVNRSFAKMNQSLYVTMQGPSEFGIAGKLENWDRTEDLKKINIPTLVIGATHDTMDPKFMEKMSTILPNGSFLLCSKGSHMAFYDDQETYFKGLISFLKK, from the coding sequence ATGAAAAAAATAACTATTCTACTATTTATTTTATCAATTTTTACAATTAGTTGTAAACAAGAGATTAAAGAAACTCAACCAAATGTAAATGGCTATTTTTCTAAATCTGAAGATAGTATTCAAAATGGTGGAATAAAAGTTATTCCAATAACAACTCCAAAAGGCACTTTTAATGTTTGGACCAAGCGTATAGGAAATAATCCAAAAATTAAAGTTTTACTTTTAAATGGCGGCCCAGGTGCAACACATGAATATTTTGAATGTTTTGAAAATTTTCTACCCGCTGAAAGTATTGAATTCATTTATTATGACCAATTAGGTTGTGGAAATTCAGACAATCCAAACGATACGATAATTTGGGATTTATCTCGATATGTTGAAGAAGTTGAACAAGTTCGAAAAGCTCTAAAACTTGATAATTCTAATTTTTATCTACTTGGACATTCTTGGGGTGGAATTCTAGCAATGGAATACGCACTAAAATATCAAGACAATATGAAAGGTATGATAATTTCAAATATGATGTCTAGTTGTCCTGAATATGATAAATATGCTAATGAAGTATTAGCGAAACAAATGAGCCCTGAAGTACTAACAGAACTTATGGAGATTGAAGCCAATAATGATTTTTCAAACCCAAGATACATGGAATTGTTACTTCCTAATTTCTATGAAAAACACATTCTTCGTTTCTCTGCAAAAGATTGGCCAGAACCTGTTAATCGTTCTTTTGCTAAAATGAATCAATCTCTTTATGTAACAATGCAAGGCCCGAGTGAATTTGGAATTGCAGGCAAATTAGAAAACTGGGATAGAACTGAAGACTTAAAAAAAATTAACATCCCTACATTAGTAATTGGTGCTACACATGACACTATGGATCCTAAATTCATGGAAAAAATGTCAACTATCTTACCTAATGGATCTTTTTTGCTATGTTCTAAAGGAAGTCACATGGCCTTTTATGATGATCAAGAAACGTATTTTAAGGGGTTAATTTCATTCTTGAAAAAGTAA
- the rpsA gene encoding 30S ribosomal protein S1 has product MAEINKTQEEFLANFNWHNYAEGIDAVDEKNLQEFEDLVAKTFVSTDDQEVVEGVVVRITDRDAIVDINAKSEGVISLNEFRYNPNLKVGDKVEVLIDVREDKTGQLVLSHRKARTIKAWDRVIAANESGEIVNGFVKCRTKGGMIVDVFGIEAFLPGSQIDVKPIRDYDQYVNKTMEFKVVKINHEFKNVVVSHKALIEADIEEQKKEIIGQLEKGQVLEGVVKNITSYGVFIDLGGVDGLIHITDLSWSRINHPSEVLELDQKLNVVILDFDDEKTRIQLGLKQLQAHPWDALDANLQVGDKVKGKVVVLADYGAFIEVAEGVEGLIHVSEMSWSTHLRSAQDFMKIGDEVEAVILTLDRDERKMSLGIKQLSQDPWTDITSKYPVGSKHTGTVRNFTNFGIFVELEEGVDGLVYISDLSWTKKIKHPSEFVNVGDKMDVVVLELDVEGRKLSLGHKQTTANPWDKHEDAFAVGTIHNGTIGEMVDKGATVDFGDDVVAFIPSRHLEMEDGKKLKKGDTADFKVIEFNKEFKRVVASHTAIFREEEEKAVKEATTSTSSNNAEKSTLGDIDALAELKAKMEKGEK; this is encoded by the coding sequence ATGGCTGAAATTAACAAAACACAAGAAGAGTTTTTAGCAAATTTTAACTGGCACAATTACGCAGAAGGAATTGATGCAGTAGATGAGAAAAACTTACAAGAATTCGAAGATTTAGTAGCAAAAACTTTCGTTTCAACAGATGATCAAGAAGTTGTAGAAGGAGTTGTAGTTAGAATTACTGATAGAGACGCTATCGTTGATATCAATGCTAAATCAGAAGGTGTTATTTCTTTAAACGAATTTCGTTACAATCCTAACTTAAAAGTTGGAGATAAAGTAGAAGTTTTAATCGACGTTCGTGAAGACAAAACAGGACAATTAGTATTGTCACACAGAAAAGCTAGAACTATCAAAGCATGGGATAGAGTTATCGCTGCTAATGAGTCTGGTGAAATCGTTAACGGTTTCGTTAAATGTAGAACTAAAGGTGGTATGATCGTTGACGTATTCGGAATCGAAGCATTCTTACCAGGTTCTCAAATTGATGTTAAACCAATTCGTGATTACGATCAATACGTAAACAAAACTATGGAATTCAAAGTGGTAAAAATTAACCACGAATTCAAAAACGTTGTTGTTTCTCACAAAGCACTTATCGAGGCTGATATCGAAGAACAAAAGAAAGAAATCATTGGTCAATTAGAAAAAGGACAAGTATTAGAAGGAGTTGTGAAAAACATCACTTCTTATGGTGTGTTCATTGACTTAGGTGGTGTAGATGGATTAATCCACATTACTGATTTATCTTGGTCTCGTATCAATCACCCAAGTGAAGTATTAGAATTAGATCAAAAATTAAACGTAGTTATCTTAGACTTTGATGATGAGAAAACACGTATCCAATTAGGTTTAAAACAATTACAAGCTCATCCATGGGATGCTTTAGATGCTAACTTACAAGTTGGTGATAAAGTAAAAGGTAAAGTTGTTGTTTTAGCTGATTACGGTGCTTTCATCGAAGTTGCTGAAGGTGTTGAAGGTTTAATCCACGTTTCTGAAATGTCTTGGTCTACTCACTTAAGATCAGCTCAAGATTTCATGAAAATTGGTGATGAAGTAGAAGCGGTTATCTTAACTTTAGATAGAGATGAGCGTAAAATGTCTTTAGGTATCAAACAATTATCGCAAGATCCTTGGACTGATATTACTTCTAAATACCCAGTAGGTTCTAAGCACACAGGTACAGTTAGAAACTTTACAAACTTTGGTATCTTCGTAGAATTAGAAGAAGGTGTTGATGGTTTAGTATACATTTCTGATTTATCTTGGACTAAGAAAATCAAACACCCATCTGAATTTGTAAACGTAGGTGATAAAATGGATGTTGTAGTATTAGAGTTAGATGTAGAAGGTCGTAAATTATCTTTAGGTCACAAACAAACTACTGCAAACCCATGGGATAAGCATGAAGATGCTTTCGCTGTTGGAACTATTCACAACGGAACAATCGGAGAAATGGTAGACAAAGGTGCTACTGTAGATTTCGGTGATGATGTTGTTGCATTTATTCCTTCACGTCATTTAGAAATGGAAGATGGTAAAAAATTGAAAAAAGGTGATACTGCTGACTTCAAAGTAATTGAGTTCAACAAAGAATTCAAAAGAGTAGTTGCATCTCATACTGCAATTTTCCGTGAAGAAGAAGAAAAAGCTGTTAAAGAAGCTACAACTTCAACTTCTTCAAACAATGCTGAGAAATCAACTTTAGGTGATATCGATGCATTAGCTGAATTAAAAGCTAAAATGGAAAAAGGAGAAAAATAA
- the cmk gene encoding (d)CMP kinase encodes MKKITIAIDGFSSTGKSTLAKQLANVLGYVYVDTGAMYRAVTFYAMQNNWVSENHLDKEVIISNLNHVNLKFQYNADLGFAEMYLNDTNVEQAIRTLEVSQNVSKVAEISEVRAKLVQQQQEMGKEKGVVMDGRDIGTVVFPNAELKIFMTASAETRAERRFKELTEKGQRVTFEEVLENVQQRDYIDTHRDDSPLVQAEDAIVVDNSTLSKEEQFNLVLQLVNDKINS; translated from the coding sequence ATGAAAAAAATTACAATTGCAATAGATGGGTTTTCATCAACTGGTAAAAGTACCTTAGCTAAACAACTTGCTAATGTTTTAGGATATGTCTATGTAGATACAGGAGCAATGTATAGAGCAGTTACATTTTATGCCATGCAAAATAATTGGGTTTCCGAAAATCATTTAGACAAAGAAGTAATTATTTCTAATTTGAATCATGTTAATTTAAAGTTTCAATATAATGCTGATTTAGGATTTGCCGAAATGTATCTTAATGATACCAATGTAGAACAAGCCATTCGAACATTAGAAGTTTCTCAAAATGTTAGTAAGGTTGCTGAAATTTCTGAAGTACGTGCTAAATTAGTCCAACAACAACAAGAAATGGGTAAAGAAAAAGGAGTTGTTATGGATGGAAGAGATATTGGTACAGTTGTTTTCCCCAATGCAGAATTAAAAATATTCATGACTGCTTCTGCTGAAACTCGAGCAGAGAGAAGATTTAAAGAATTAACCGAAAAAGGACAACGTGTAACTTTTGAAGAAGTTTTAGAAAATGTTCAACAAAGAGATTATATTGATACACACAGAGACGATTCTCCATTAGTTCAGGCTGAAGATGCAATTGTGGTTGATAATTCTACACTTTCAAAAGAAGAGCAATTTAATTTAGTATTACAATTAGTAAATGATAAAATAAATTCCTAA
- the porQ gene encoding type IX secretion system protein PorQ, whose protein sequence is MLQRRLVYFFLILSLSSFSQIGGKYVYQFLNLSQSPRQAALGGKTVTVVDYDVMQAIYNPATINIDMHKQLSVNYGSYYGEVSYGTAAYAYTWDQHVQTFHAGVQYVNYGTFEGYDELGNPTSDFTGSEAALSFGYAYNVPWTNFYMGANVKLISSTLESYNSWGAATDVGFLYIDDKNDINYGLTFRNIGFQLKPYADTNEKLPLSIDAGISQLLEHVPIRWHLTLENLQEWNIAFSNPNRAEESLDGEVTEEKVSFINNALRHVIIGAELFPEKGFNIRLGYNFRRAEELRIVDQRNFSGISAGIGLRIGRIRFNYSYSRYTAAANTSLFGLLINLDGDYNRY, encoded by the coding sequence ATGCTACAAAGAAGACTGGTTTACTTTTTCCTTATTTTATCGCTGTCTAGCTTTTCACAAATTGGAGGGAAGTATGTTTATCAGTTTTTAAATCTTTCACAATCTCCAAGACAAGCTGCATTAGGTGGTAAAACCGTCACTGTTGTCGATTACGATGTAATGCAAGCAATTTATAATCCAGCTACTATAAACATAGATATGCATAAACAACTTTCTGTTAATTATGGAAGTTACTATGGTGAAGTTTCTTATGGAACAGCAGCTTATGCCTACACTTGGGATCAACACGTGCAAACGTTTCATGCTGGAGTTCAATATGTAAATTATGGGACTTTTGAAGGGTATGATGAGTTAGGTAATCCAACTTCTGATTTTACAGGAAGTGAAGCGGCTTTGTCTTTTGGGTATGCTTACAATGTTCCTTGGACCAACTTCTACATGGGGGCTAATGTAAAATTGATTTCTTCAACTTTAGAAAGTTATAATTCGTGGGGCGCAGCAACTGATGTAGGTTTTCTTTATATTGATGATAAAAATGATATTAACTACGGCTTAACGTTTAGAAATATTGGTTTTCAGTTAAAACCTTATGCTGATACAAACGAAAAGTTACCACTGTCAATAGATGCGGGTATTTCACAATTATTAGAACACGTTCCAATTCGTTGGCATTTAACATTAGAGAATTTACAAGAATGGAATATTGCTTTTTCAAATCCGAATAGAGCAGAAGAGTCTTTGGATGGTGAAGTAACAGAAGAAAAAGTATCTTTTATAAATAATGCACTTCGTCACGTAATAATTGGGGCAGAATTATTTCCAGAAAAAGGATTTAATATTCGTTTGGGATATAATTTTAGAAGAGCAGAAGAATTAAGAATTGTCGATCAAAGAAATTTCTCCGGAATATCAGCGGGAATAGGTTTACGTATTGGAAGAATTCGATTTAATTATTCGTATTCTAGATATACAGCTGCGGCAAATACAAGTCTATTTGGATTACTTATTAATTTAGACGGAGATTATAATCGTTATTAA
- a CDS encoding MFS transporter: MGVKSLLKTLNFFQFFIWGTWLVTLATYFFSLGWQPEQFGYIYSTIGLSAIGFPSLFGFLCDRYLNTTTVFRVLHLTAGIIMLLVPLLDNPLSFFWILLIYMILYMATLPMLISYSYQLLNENSISVKVNYPKIRVWGTFGFICALWIISLTGNEASVNQFYYSAIASFLLFGISFLMPSIKVHKPATGKNWVQVLGFDVLRLINNKKLIPFYLLAFFFGVALIVANGYTDAFIHQISSSINNNSILVEYPAILVSVSQISELLFLIVMPYFLLRYSNQRLFVFGFIAWISKFLFLYLASIYFELSFVILSSISYGLAFDFFIVPGSLYLDENTPTETRAGAQGLLVMLVNGFGSLSGSFFSGILITSYFSLNNIINWSQVWFFFSGLISIVLLVYFLFKIFLHKKAT; the protein is encoded by the coding sequence ATGGGAGTAAAATCACTGCTAAAAACACTCAATTTTTTTCAATTTTTCATTTGGGGTACTTGGTTAGTAACTTTAGCTACCTATTTTTTTTCGTTGGGTTGGCAACCTGAACAATTCGGATATATTTATTCAACAATTGGATTGTCGGCAATTGGATTTCCTTCGTTATTTGGTTTTTTATGTGATCGATATTTAAATACAACTACAGTTTTTAGAGTTTTACATCTAACTGCAGGAATAATTATGCTACTTGTTCCACTTTTAGATAATCCGTTATCATTTTTCTGGATATTACTTATCTATATGATTTTATATATGGCAACTTTACCCATGTTGATTTCCTATAGCTATCAATTATTAAATGAAAACTCAATTTCTGTAAAAGTTAATTATCCAAAAATTAGAGTTTGGGGAACTTTCGGATTTATTTGTGCTTTATGGATTATAAGCTTAACTGGCAATGAAGCATCGGTGAATCAATTTTATTATTCGGCAATTGCATCATTTCTTTTATTCGGAATTTCATTTCTAATGCCTAGTATTAAAGTACACAAACCAGCAACAGGTAAAAATTGGGTTCAAGTTTTAGGGTTTGATGTATTACGCCTGATAAACAATAAGAAGTTAATACCGTTTTATTTATTGGCATTCTTTTTTGGAGTTGCTTTAATTGTTGCCAATGGTTATACAGATGCTTTTATTCATCAAATTAGCTCATCAATTAATAATAATTCAATTTTAGTTGAATATCCTGCTATATTAGTTTCAGTCTCACAAATTTCTGAATTATTGTTTTTAATTGTCATGCCTTATTTCTTATTACGCTACAGTAATCAAAGGTTATTTGTTTTTGGATTTATTGCATGGATAAGTAAGTTTTTGTTTTTATATCTTGCAAGTATCTATTTTGAATTATCATTTGTCATTTTATCATCAATATCTTACGGATTGGCATTTGATTTCTTTATTGTTCCAGGTTCTTTATATTTAGATGAAAATACACCAACAGAAACTAGAGCAGGAGCTCAAGGACTTTTGGTTATGCTTGTAAATGGTTTTGGTTCATTATCAGGTAGTTTTTTTAGTGGAATTTTAATTACTAGTTACTTTTCTTTGAATAACATTATTAATTGGAGTCAAGTATGGTTCTTCTTTTCTGGATTAATTTCTATCGTTTTATTAGTCTATTTTTTGTTTAAGATTTTTCTACATAAAAAAGCAACGTAA
- a CDS encoding T9SS type A sorting domain-containing protein codes for MKKLYFLLFLVFSFLTNAQIVNIPDANFKAKLLSSNPGNISSTQTPSSTGSVTSYHVIDTNGDGEIQYSEASLIKYLSVQNSSIADLTGIEAFINLEYLNCSNNSLNNLNLLSNVNLKFIYCNINNLTQLNTSNLTQLKTLVCHINNITSLDFTNNNLLEKIDCFNNNLSSLNVSNLINLDYLDCSANNISNLNLTNNTLLKTLRFRGLSNIDLTNNTLLEGLTITYSGITSLDLSQNPNLIHFYVRSTFLEEINLENNYNVMNVDCAGNQYLKNLNLKNGRPGAFSSLNINTCPNLNFICCDYEDISYIQQKIDLAGYTNCHTNSYCTFTPGGTFYEVNGNNRFDYNNDGCSLSDIIYPNLKFNITNGSTIGSFISNISGNYKFYMQAGNHTITPVIENPSYFSISPQSYTVNFPTQASPFTQDFCVTANGVHSNIEIVLVPITPARPGFDAQYRIIYKNIGNQVENGEVTFAYQEDVLDFISSSSPSNSQSTSFNTTTLSWNYTNLLPFETRIIDVVLNVNSPTETPAVNNGDVLGIFSEISTTNTDEDLSNNSSSLRQIVVGSYDPNDKTCVEGESVDISMVGEYVHYVIRFENTGTYSAENIVVKDMIDTSKFDLSTLVPLHGSHEFYTRIKDNKVEFIFENINLDFNDATNDGYVAFKIRTLPTLTVGDTFSNDANIYFDYNFPITTNEYVTTINNLLSNQDFPFENEFVLYPNPTKKTLNISTKNQAEIKSAEVYNMVGQIVIAIPNSTKTIDISNLEAGTYFVKVNTQKGSATTKFVKE; via the coding sequence ATGAAGAAACTTTATTTTCTACTATTTCTTGTATTTAGTTTTTTAACTAATGCGCAAATTGTTAATATTCCTGATGCTAATTTTAAAGCAAAATTACTTAGTAGTAACCCAGGAAATATCTCTTCCACTCAAACTCCAAGTTCTACAGGTTCTGTAACCTCTTATCATGTAATTGATACAAATGGAGATGGAGAAATTCAATATAGTGAAGCAAGTTTAATCAAGTACTTAAGTGTTCAAAATAGTTCAATTGCTGATTTAACAGGTATAGAAGCTTTTATAAACTTAGAATATTTAAATTGTTCTAATAACTCATTGAATAATTTAAACTTACTTTCCAATGTTAATTTGAAATTTATTTATTGTAATATAAATAATTTAACACAATTAAATACATCAAATTTAACGCAATTAAAAACTCTGGTATGCCATATAAATAATATAACTTCATTAGATTTTACTAACAATAACCTATTAGAGAAAATAGATTGCTTTAATAATAATTTATCTAGTTTAAACGTGTCTAATTTAATCAATTTAGATTATTTAGATTGTTCAGCTAATAATATTTCAAATTTGAATTTGACAAATAATACGCTTTTAAAAACACTTAGATTTAGAGGTTTAAGCAATATAGATTTAACGAATAACACATTATTGGAAGGGTTAACTATAACATATTCGGGCATTACATCATTAGATTTATCTCAAAATCCAAATCTGATTCATTTTTATGTTAGGAGTACTTTTTTAGAAGAAATTAATTTGGAAAATAATTATAATGTTATGAATGTTGATTGTGCAGGTAACCAATATTTGAAAAATTTAAATCTTAAAAATGGAAGACCAGGAGCCTTTAGTTCATTAAATATTAATACCTGTCCTAATTTAAATTTTATTTGTTGTGATTATGAGGACATTAGTTATATACAACAAAAAATTGATTTAGCGGGTTATACAAATTGTCATACTAATTCATATTGCACATTTACGCCTGGTGGAACATTTTATGAAGTTAACGGTAATAATAGATTTGATTATAATAATGACGGTTGTAGCTTATCAGATATTATTTATCCAAACTTAAAATTTAACATTACAAATGGAAGCACTATAGGAAGTTTTATTTCCAATATTTCTGGTAATTATAAATTCTACATGCAAGCTGGTAACCATACTATTACACCTGTTATAGAAAATCCATCTTATTTTAGTATTTCTCCGCAAAGTTATACAGTAAATTTCCCTACACAGGCAAGTCCTTTTACGCAAGATTTTTGTGTTACAGCAAATGGTGTACATTCAAATATTGAAATTGTTTTAGTTCCAATAACTCCTGCACGACCTGGTTTCGATGCGCAGTATAGAATTATTTATAAAAATATAGGTAACCAAGTAGAAAATGGCGAAGTTACATTTGCTTATCAAGAAGATGTGTTAGATTTTATTTCAAGTTCATCACCTTCTAATTCACAATCTACTTCATTTAATACAACTACATTAAGTTGGAACTATACTAATTTATTACCTTTTGAAACTAGAATAATAGATGTTGTATTAAATGTAAATTCACCTACCGAAACTCCTGCTGTTAACAATGGTGATGTTTTAGGAATTTTCTCTGAAATTTCAACCACAAATACTGATGAAGATTTGTCGAATAATTCATCGAGTTTACGTCAAATTGTGGTTGGTTCTTACGATCCTAATGATAAAACGTGTGTTGAAGGTGAATCGGTAGATATTTCAATGGTTGGAGAATACGTTCATTATGTAATTCGTTTTGAAAATACAGGAACGTATTCTGCGGAAAACATTGTTGTAAAAGATATGATTGATACTTCTAAATTTGATTTGTCAACTTTAGTTCCGTTACATGGAAGTCATGAATTTTATACTCGAATTAAAGACAACAAAGTAGAATTCATTTTTGAGAACATCAATTTAGATTTTAACGATGCTACCAATGATGGTTATGTTGCGTTTAAAATTAGAACTTTGCCAACATTAACTGTTGGCGATACATTTAGTAATGATGCTAATATTTATTTCGATTACAATTTTCCAATAACAACAAATGAATATGTTACAACAATCAATAATTTATTAAGCAATCAAGATTTTCCTTTTGAAAATGAATTTGTATTGTATCCAAATCCAACAAAAAAAACATTGAATATTTCAACTAAAAATCAGGCTGAAATTAAATCAGCTGAGGTTTATAATATGGTTGGTCAAATAGTTATTGCAATTCCAAATTCGACTAAAACTATTGATATTTCCAATTTAGAAGCTGGAACGTATTTCGTAAAAGTAAATACACAAAAAGGTAGTGCAACGACTAAGTTTGTGAAAGAGTAA
- the pheT gene encoding phenylalanine--tRNA ligase subunit beta, giving the protein MRISYNWLKQFIKTDLKAEEISEILTDLGLEVEGVEKFESLKGGLQGVVIGHVLTCVQHSNADKLKVTTVDLGNGETPVQIVCGAPNVAAGQKVPVATIGTKLYDKEGNAFEIKKGKIRGEESHGMICAEDELGLGESHDGIMILADDLKPGTPAAKIFNIETDEVFEIGLTPNRADAMSHFGVARDLRAGLVQKENSTNFEIITPSVSNFKIDKRTLKIDVSVEADKLAPRYCGVTISGIEVKPSPSWLQNRLKAIGLTPKNNVVDVTNYVLHELGQPLHAFDAAKIKGNKVVVKTVPAGTKFTTLDDVERTLDAEDLMICNAEGPMCIAGVFGGKDSGVTETTSSIFLESAYFNPVSIRKSAKRHALNTDASFRFERGIDPTITEYALKRAALLIQEVAGGEITSDVVDIYPKKIEDFQVFLTFDKIKRVIGEEIPKEVIKKILVSLDIKINNVTESGLGLVIPSYRVDVQREIDVIEEILRVYGYNNIKFSQKLNATISNSSRTEEFKVQNIIANQLCSLGFNEMMANSLTKPEYVSLSESLKEEFTVHMLNPLSSDLSVMRQSMLFSALEAVSFNINRRKTDLKLFEFGKTYHKLPSGYDENKHLTLTVSGNRSDESWTNTQQKSDFFLFKGYVMSILSRIGLDAKVTTLPFEDAIYNEGLALAVGKETILEMGTIKKPILKHFDIKQEVLFADIYWDKIQKYISNKIKFTDITKYPEVRRDLALLVDSSVAFENVFKVAKQTEKKLLKDINLFDVYEGKNLPEGKKSYAVSFTIQDDNKTLNDKEIEKIMSKLQTNLEKELGATLR; this is encoded by the coding sequence ATGCGTATTTCATACAATTGGTTAAAACAATTTATAAAAACTGATTTAAAAGCCGAAGAAATTTCTGAGATTTTAACCGATTTAGGTTTAGAAGTTGAAGGAGTTGAAAAATTTGAAAGTTTAAAAGGAGGTTTACAAGGTGTTGTAATTGGACATGTACTAACTTGTGTTCAACATTCTAATGCTGATAAACTAAAAGTTACAACTGTAGATTTAGGTAACGGAGAAACTCCTGTACAAATTGTTTGTGGTGCACCAAACGTTGCCGCTGGACAAAAAGTACCTGTGGCTACAATTGGAACTAAATTATACGACAAAGAAGGAAACGCATTCGAAATTAAAAAAGGTAAAATTCGCGGTGAAGAAAGTCACGGAATGATTTGCGCAGAGGACGAATTAGGTTTAGGTGAAAGTCATGATGGAATTATGATTTTAGCTGATGATTTAAAACCTGGCACTCCAGCTGCTAAAATTTTCAATATAGAAACAGACGAAGTTTTTGAAATTGGTTTAACACCTAATCGTGCAGATGCAATGTCTCACTTTGGAGTTGCTCGTGATTTGCGTGCTGGACTTGTTCAAAAAGAAAATTCAACAAATTTTGAAATTATCACACCATCGGTAAGTAATTTTAAAATTGATAAGAGAACTTTAAAAATTGATGTTTCAGTAGAAGCCGATAAATTAGCACCTCGCTATTGTGGTGTAACCATTTCAGGAATAGAAGTAAAACCTTCTCCATCTTGGTTACAAAACAGATTAAAAGCTATTGGATTAACACCAAAGAACAATGTAGTTGACGTTACTAATTATGTTTTACACGAATTAGGACAACCTTTACATGCTTTTGATGCTGCAAAAATTAAAGGAAATAAAGTTGTTGTTAAAACTGTTCCAGCTGGAACAAAATTTACAACATTAGATGATGTTGAACGCACTTTAGATGCAGAAGATTTAATGATTTGTAATGCTGAAGGACCAATGTGTATTGCTGGTGTTTTCGGAGGTAAAGATTCTGGAGTTACGGAAACTACTTCATCAATTTTCCTTGAAAGCGCATATTTTAATCCAGTTTCGATTCGTAAATCGGCTAAAAGACATGCTTTAAATACAGATGCTTCTTTCCGTTTCGAAAGAGGAATCGATCCAACTATTACAGAATACGCTTTAAAACGTGCAGCTCTATTAATTCAAGAAGTGGCAGGTGGCGAAATTACTTCTGATGTAGTTGACATTTATCCTAAGAAAATTGAAGATTTTCAAGTATTTCTTACGTTCGATAAAATTAAACGCGTTATTGGAGAGGAAATTCCAAAGGAAGTAATAAAGAAAATCTTAGTTTCATTAGACATAAAAATAAATAATGTTACAGAATCTGGACTTGGTTTAGTAATTCCGTCGTATCGTGTTGATGTACAAAGAGAAATAGATGTAATTGAGGAAATTTTACGTGTTTATGGTTACAACAACATTAAATTCTCTCAAAAACTAAATGCGACTATTTCAAATTCATCACGTACAGAAGAATTTAAAGTTCAAAATATTATAGCCAATCAACTATGTTCATTAGGTTTTAATGAAATGATGGCTAATTCATTAACAAAACCAGAATACGTTTCTTTATCAGAAAGTTTAAAAGAAGAGTTTACGGTACATATGCTAAATCCTTTAAGTAGTGATTTATCAGTAATGCGTCAATCAATGTTGTTTTCGGCTTTAGAAGCTGTGTCTTTCAACATTAATCGTAGAAAAACTGATTTAAAACTATTTGAATTCGGAAAAACCTATCATAAGCTACCTTCAGGTTACGATGAAAACAAACATTTAACTTTAACTGTAAGCGGAAATCGTTCAGATGAAAGTTGGACAAATACCCAACAAAAATCAGATTTCTTCTTATTCAAAGGTTATGTAATGTCTATTCTTTCTAGAATTGGTTTAGATGCTAAAGTAACAACTTTACCATTTGAAGATGCTATTTACAACGAAGGTTTAGCGTTAGCTGTTGGTAAAGAAACTATATTAGAAATGGGTACAATAAAGAAACCTATTTTAAAACATTTCGATATTAAACAAGAAGTTTTATTTGCAGATATCTATTGGGATAAAATTCAAAAATACATTTCTAATAAAATTAAATTTACTGACATTACAAAATATCCAGAAGTTCGTCGCGATTTAGCTTTATTAGTTGATAGTTCAGTTGCTTTTGAAAATGTGTTTAAAGTTGCAAAACAAACAGAAAAGAAATTGTTGAAAGACATCAATTTATTTGACGTTTACGAAGGTAAAAACTTACCTGAAGGAAAGAAATCGTATGCGGTAAGTTTTACTATTCAAGACGATAACAAAACCTTAAACGACAAAGAAATTGAAAAAATAATGTCGAAGTTACAAACTAATCTTGAAAAAGAATTAGGAGCTACGCTTCGTTAA